A single region of the Apodemus sylvaticus chromosome 7, mApoSyl1.1, whole genome shotgun sequence genome encodes:
- the Smim35 gene encoding small integral membrane protein 35 isoform X1, whose protein sequence is MPGEDSISTLGMILGVGLSLLLVSILGYSLAKWYQRGYCWDGPNFVFNLYQIRNLKDLEVGPPFTISGHMSNPDGGYMKFSNERV, encoded by the exons GTGAAGACTCCATCAGCACACTGGGTATGATCCTTGGAGTGGGACTGTCACTGCTGCTCGTGTCCATCCTAGGCTACAGTTTGGCCAAGTGGTACCAGCGTGGGTACTGCTGGGACG GGCCTAACTTTGTCTTCAACTTATACCAAATCCG GAACCTGAAGGACTTGGAGGTGGGACCACCCTTTACCATCAGTGGCCACATGAGCAATCCGGATGGCGGCTACATGAAGTTCTCCAATGAAAGAGTCTGA
- the Smim35 gene encoding small integral membrane protein 35 isoform X2 gives MILGVGLSLLLVSILGYSLAKWYQRGYCWDGPNFVFNLYQIRNLKDLEVGPPFTISGHMSNPDGGYMKFSNERV, from the exons ATGATCCTTGGAGTGGGACTGTCACTGCTGCTCGTGTCCATCCTAGGCTACAGTTTGGCCAAGTGGTACCAGCGTGGGTACTGCTGGGACG GGCCTAACTTTGTCTTCAACTTATACCAAATCCG GAACCTGAAGGACTTGGAGGTGGGACCACCCTTTACCATCAGTGGCCACATGAGCAATCCGGATGGCGGCTACATGAAGTTCTCCAATGAAAGAGTCTGA